The Acidithiobacillus ferrooxidans ATCC 23270 genomic interval TTCAATACGCTGACGCTGCTGGCCATCCTGGCCCTGGCCATACAGGTGGTGAAAGACGGCGCATTTACCGCGGGCGGCGGACAATTCATGGTGGATGATCTCAGTATCGTGCTGGTACTGGTGGATGGCGTGGTGGGGCTCAGTACGGCGTGGTTCTCCCGCAACTATATGCTGCACGAAACGGTGCACTGGTCGCTCTCCCGCCAGCGTGTCCGCCTGTATCACGCCATGTTCCAGACCTTTCTCGCCACCATGTTGCTGGCCCTGCTGACCAACAATATGGGCATCCTCTGGGTGGCCATGGAAGGCGCCACCCTGTCCACGGTACTGCTGGTGAGCCTCTTCCGCACCGCTGAGGGCCTGGAGGCGGCCTGGAAGTATTTCATTCTCTGCGGTGTCGGACTGGCGATGGCGCTATTCGGTACCATCCTGCTGTATTTCGCCGCCCAGAAAATCATGGGGCATGGTGCGGACGCATTGTTGTGGACGCATCTGGCGGCCGTGCGCCATGAGTTGGAACCGCAGGTCATGGCCATCGCCTTCATCTTCATGCTGGTGGGCTACGGAACCAAAATCGGCTTGACCCCACTCAACAACTGGCTGCCGGATGCTCACGCCAGCGGCCCCAGTTCGGTTTCGGCGGTGCTCTCCGGCCTGTTGCTCAATGTCGCCCTCTACGCCATCCTGCGCGCCAAGGTACTGGTGGATGGCGCTCTGGGTCGGGACTTCGCCAGCCACCTGCTGATGGGTTTCGGTTTGCTCTCCCTGCTGGTGGCAGGCTTTTCCATGCTACGGCAACGGGATGTAAAGCGGCTTTTCGCCTATTCCTCCATCGAGCATATGGGGCTGGCCACCTTCGCCTTCGGGATCGGCGGACCACTAGCGAGCTTTGCCGGCTTGCTGCACATGGTCAGCCACAGCCTGACCAAGTCCTCGGTGTTTTTCTCGATCGGGCAAGCGGTACAGGACATCGGCAGCCGCGAAATCCAGCGCATCCGCGGTATGCTGGAATTCAGCCCCTTGCTGGGCTGGGCGTTCATGCTGGCGGTACTGTCCATCCTGGGAATGCCCCCCAGCGGGCTCTTCTTGAGCGAATTCCTGATCATCACCAGTACCCTGCAGGCCCAACCCTGGCTCACGCCCCTGCTCCTGCTGGGGTTGGGTGTGGCGTTCGCCGGGATTTTCCCGCGCATGCAGGGCATGGTCTTCGGGGCGCATCAGGAAGGCGTTGCGCGCCAGTCCGTCGTCGGCATCATTCCGGTCTTCGTCCAATTGACCCTCGTCGCCATGCTCGGGGTGTTCATCCCCTTGACGCTGGTCCAGTGGATGCAGCACGCCGCCCAGATTCTCCACGGATAGGGACGCCATCATGCCCAACCCCGCACTGCGCGTACTGGCCGATTTCCGGCAATGGGGCACGACCTTGCCGGTGTGGTCCGGTCGCCTCTGCAAGGAGTATTGGCTCCTTGCCGCCGAAAACATCCATGCGCAGGGGGGTCGTCTGCTGGCCCTCTGGGGCGAGGACCGCCGCACCGAAGAACCCGGTTATCTCGTCCATGCGGCCTTTTTGTCGGAGACGGGCATCGTGCTTACGGAGATGATCGTAGACCCGGCTGCGGCGTCCTGCCCGAGTCTGGCCGCCATTTTTCCGGGCGCGCTGCGCATGGAACGCGCCCTATACGACCTGCTGGGCATTCGCGCGGGGAACGGCGACACCCGTCCCTGGCTGCGGCATGCCGCATGGCCTGCGGATCAGTTTCCCCTACGCACGGATTTTTGCGCTGACAACCTCGCTACTGCCGGAGACGGAGACTACGCCTTCGTGTCTGCAGCCAGCCCGGATGCCCATGAGATTCCGGTGGGCCCCATACATGCCGGCATCATCGAGCCGGGGCACTTCCGCTTCCAGGTCCTGGGCGAAGAGATTCTGCACCTGGAGGAACGTTTCGGCTATACACACAAAGGGGTGGAACGCCTGCTTCAGGGCCTGGATGTGGACGCAGGCGCACGTCTGGCCGGACGGATCAGCGGCGACAGCACAGTGGCGTATGCGTGGAGTTATGCCCAGGCGGTGGAGCAGATCGCCGCGATGCAGGTCCCGGAACGCGCCCAATGGCTGCGCGCCCTCTGCCTGGAACGGGAGCGCCTCGCCAATCACCTCGGTGACATCGGCGCCCTCGGCAATGACGCCGGACTGGCCTTCGCCCTGACCCAGTTTCAGGCGCTCAAGGAGGATCTGCTGCGGGAGAATCAGTGCTATATCGGGCATCGCTACCTTATGGACCGGGTCTTGCCCGGTGGGGTGGGCTTTGACCTTACGGCGGTGGCCGTCGCGGCCCTCCGCAGTGCGGGGCAAGCGCTTGGAACCGCCGTCGCGCGCCTGCAGGAAATTCTTGCCGAACATGGCGGTCTGCGCGACCGTGTGGTGCGGCTGGGCGTGATTTCCCCGGAACGGGCAGCGCATCTGGGACTCATGGGGGTCGCCGGCCGCGCCAGCGGTCAACCCTGGGACCAGCGCATACAATTTCCCCAACCTCCTTACGATCAGATCCAGGTACGCATGACCACAGCCACAGAGGGCGACGTCGCGGCGCGCATGGCGGTGCGCTTTCTCGAGATTTTCGAGTCGCTGCGCCTGCAGGAGGAAATCCTCCGCAAACTGCCCGGCGGGAACGTGCGCCAACCGCCGGATCTCCGGGATGCTACGGGAGAGGGTGTTGGTTGGGTGGAGGGCTGGCGGGGTGAGGTATTTTTCTGGCTGCGCCTGGAGCAGGGACATATTCGCCGCTGTCATCCCCAGGACCCGTCGTGGACCCTCTGGCCGGCACTGGAAGAGGCGGTCCTGCGCGATATCGTCGCGGATTTTCCGCTCATCAACAAATCTTTCAACCTGAGTTACAGCGGTCATGATCTGTGAGCACGGTGCCGGGACGGTTCCCGGAAGGAGGTGGTGATGTACCGGATGTTGCGTGAGTTGCTGCGGCTGGGAAGGGTGGGAGAGACACCACCGCGGACGGAGCGGGACCCGTCCTCCGCCAGCCCCCTCGTTTTTCGCCATAGCCTCGGCATCCGCCATGTGGATGCGGGCTCCTGTAATGGTTGCGAGCTGGAACTGAACGCCCTGGGCGGCCCCCATTATGGCCTGGAGCAGGCAGGCTTCCACTTTACCGCCTCGCCGCGTCATGCGGATGTGCTGACCGTGACGGGACCAGTGACCCGGCACATGGTCGCGGCTTTGCAGGACTGCCACAATGCCACGCCCGAACCGCGGCGGGTCATCGCCGTTGGCGACTGCGCCTGTGGTGGCGGTGCGTTCCGCGGCAGTTATGCGGTCATGGGCAGCGCCGCGGAGGTCTTGCCGGTGGATCTGCAGATACCGGGCTGTCCGCCGGATCCAGACGCGCTGCTGCGGGGACTGTTGCAGGTGTCCGGGGAACGAATAAACGGTTGACGGACGGACTCCGGCACCGAAGGTCTGACGCAGTCCCGCAAAAACGAGGCGAAATGATCCATAAGCTGATGCTTACCGATCCAATAAGATTCTTCTGGTATATGGGTCGGTTTGACGATGCTATAATAACTGGGGTTCTTTGTTTTGTCGCGGGAAACGCGCTACTCGCACAGTCCATCGGCCGGATCCGGCGGGATGTCAACCGCAACATCGGACTTTTCATTATCAATATGCAATATGCACAAGAGGAATACCCATGGATCAATCTAATCGCTATGCCGATCTTTCCCTAAAAGAGGAAGACCTTATCTCTGGCGGCAAACACATTCTGGTGGCCTACAAAATGAAACCCAAGGCTGGCCACGGTTATCTGGAGGCCGCCGCCCACTTTGCCGCGGAATCGTCCACCGGCACCAACGTCGAAGTGTCGACTACCGACGACTTCACCAAGGGCGTGGACGCGCTGGTCTATCATATCGACGAAGCCACCGAGGATATGCGCATCGCCTTTCCGCTGGAGCTGTTCGACCGCAACGTCACCGATGGCCGCATGATGATCGTCTCCTTCCTGACGCTGGTCATCGGCAACAACCAGGGCATGGGCGACATCGAGCATGGCCAGATGATCGACTTTTTCATGCCCCCGCGCGCCATTCAGTTGTTCGACGGCCCGGCCAAGGATATCTCCGATCTGTGGCGCATCCTCGGTCGTCCGATCAAGGACGGCGGCTATATTGCCGGTACCATCATCAAACCCAAGCTGGGTCTGCGCCCCGAACCTTTTGCGGCAGCGGCCTATCAGTTCTGGCTCGGGGGCGACTTCATCAAGAATGACGAGCCCCAGGGCAACCAGGTCTTCGCCCCGGTGAAAAAGACCATCCCGCTGGTGTATGACGCCATGAAACGCGCCATGGACGAAACCGGTGAGGCCAAACTGTTCTCCATGAACATCACCGCCGACGACCATTACGAAATGTGCGCCCGCGCCGACTTCGCCCTGGAAACCTTTGGTCCCGACGCCGATAAGTTGGCCTTTCTGGTAGATGGCTTCGTCGGTGGGCCGGGTATGATCACCACCGCCCGCCGCCAGTATGCCGGCCAGTACCTGCACTATCACCGCGCCGGCCACGGCATGATCACCTCGCCCAGTGCCAAGCGCGGCTACACCGCCTTTGTGCTGGCCAAGATGTCCCGCCTGCAGGGTGCGTCCGGTATTCATGTGGGTACCATGGGCTACGGC includes:
- a CDS encoding hydrogenase 4 subunit F; this encodes MMLILLVLACAAMGIPLLALWGDGRRGAALFIGFNTLTLLAILALAIQVVKDGAFTAGGGQFMVDDLSIVLVLVDGVVGLSTAWFSRNYMLHETVHWSLSRQRVRLYHAMFQTFLATMLLALLTNNMGILWVAMEGATLSTVLLVSLFRTAEGLEAAWKYFILCGVGLAMALFGTILLYFAAQKIMGHGADALLWTHLAAVRHELEPQVMAIAFIFMLVGYGTKIGLTPLNNWLPDAHASGPSSVSAVLSGLLLNVALYAILRAKVLVDGALGRDFASHLLMGFGLLSLLVAGFSMLRQRDVKRLFAYSSIEHMGLATFAFGIGGPLASFAGLLHMVSHSLTKSSVFFSIGQAVQDIGSREIQRIRGMLEFSPLLGWAFMLAVLSILGMPPSGLFLSEFLIITSTLQAQPWLTPLLLLGLGVAFAGIFPRMQGMVFGAHQEGVARQSVVGIIPVFVQLTLVAMLGVFIPLTLVQWMQHAAQILHG
- a CDS encoding NADH-quinone oxidoreductase subunit B family protein gives rise to the protein MYRMLRELLRLGRVGETPPRTERDPSSASPLVFRHSLGIRHVDAGSCNGCELELNALGGPHYGLEQAGFHFTASPRHADVLTVTGPVTRHMVAALQDCHNATPEPRRVIAVGDCACGGGAFRGSYAVMGSAAEVLPVDLQIPGCPPDPDALLRGLLQVSGERING
- a CDS encoding hydrogenase large subunit — protein: MPNPALRVLADFRQWGTTLPVWSGRLCKEYWLLAAENIHAQGGRLLALWGEDRRTEEPGYLVHAAFLSETGIVLTEMIVDPAAASCPSLAAIFPGALRMERALYDLLGIRAGNGDTRPWLRHAAWPADQFPLRTDFCADNLATAGDGDYAFVSAASPDAHEIPVGPIHAGIIEPGHFRFQVLGEEILHLEERFGYTHKGVERLLQGLDVDAGARLAGRISGDSTVAYAWSYAQAVEQIAAMQVPERAQWLRALCLERERLANHLGDIGALGNDAGLAFALTQFQALKEDLLRENQCYIGHRYLMDRVLPGGVGFDLTAVAVAALRSAGQALGTAVARLQEILAEHGGLRDRVVRLGVISPERAAHLGLMGVAGRASGQPWDQRIQFPQPPYDQIQVRMTTATEGDVAARMAVRFLEIFESLRLQEEILRKLPGGNVRQPPDLRDATGEGVGWVEGWRGEVFFWLRLEQGHIRRCHPQDPSWTLWPALEEAVLRDIVADFPLINKSFNLSYSGHDL
- a CDS encoding ribulose-bisphosphate carboxylase; amino-acid sequence: MDQSNRYADLSLKEEDLISGGKHILVAYKMKPKAGHGYLEAAAHFAAESSTGTNVEVSTTDDFTKGVDALVYHIDEATEDMRIAFPLELFDRNVTDGRMMIVSFLTLVIGNNQGMGDIEHGQMIDFFMPPRAIQLFDGPAKDISDLWRILGRPIKDGGYIAGTIIKPKLGLRPEPFAAAAYQFWLGGDFIKNDEPQGNQVFAPVKKTIPLVYDAMKRAMDETGEAKLFSMNITADDHYEMCARADFALETFGPDADKLAFLVDGFVGGPGMITTARRQYAGQYLHYHRAGHGMITSPSAKRGYTAFVLAKMSRLQGASGIHVGTMGYGKMEGGADDRNIAYMIERDSCDGPVYHQEWYGMKPTTPIISGGMNALRLPGFFENLGHGNVINTAGGGSYGHIDSPAAGAVSLRQAYECWKAGADPIEYAREHKEFARAFESFPGDADKLYPGWREKLGVHR